In Methanoregula formicica SMSP, the DNA window GGAGCACCTGCATCACCACGGTCGACCAGACAGAGACCGGGGCATACGTCTCCGTCACGCTGCCATCCCTTCCGGTGGGGACCGTTGGCGGAGGGACGGGAGTTGACACCCAGCAGGAATGCTTACGCCTCCTCGGCGTTGCCGGCAGCGGGACACCCCCGGGCACGAATGCGAAGAAGCTCGCCGAGATCATCGGTGCAGGCGTCCTTGCCGGCGAACTCTCCCTTCTTGGCGCCCTTGCAGCTCAGCACCTGGCCCGCGCCCACCAGCAGCTCGGACGGGGATAAAATAATCTCCCGCTTTTTAGTGTTTTCCTGCACTTCAGAAAAAAAGAGTGATTACTGCTTGACCCGCTTGTCCGGGAAGAGCTCGTCGAAGGTCTTCTCATCGGGATTCAGGTACTTGAAGGGCTTGAGCCTGCCGGTGCGTCTTCCGATCTAGTAGAGGATCATCGGGACACAGACAACCGGCACCGAGAGGTAGAGGGCCCCGGAGAGGTCTGGGTTGAACGCAAGTACGACAAGGGCGATGACTTCCAGCACCACCCCAACGATAATTGGCATCCATGGCGAGAGAGGTGCGGGGGCAATGATGTCCGTATCGGTATACCCGCACTTGTAAATCTTCCTGCGGAAGACCACCTGCACCCAGCAGATAGAGATCCAGCAGATGGCGCCGGTGAACGCTGAGACAGACAGGAGCCAGATGTAGATCTGGCCCTCGCCGTTCGTGAACCACCAGAGGGAGAGGACGAGCCAGCAGCACGCAAGCGTGACGAGTGTCCCGACCATGGGGACGCAGTTGCGGTTCAGCCGCGCAAGGAACCGGGATGCCATCCTTTCGATGGAGAGGCCGTACAGGGCACGGATCGCCCCATAGAACCCGCTGTTGGCGCAGGAGAACGCCGCGGTCAGGACAATGAAGAAGAGGACGGCTGCTGTCTCTTGGAAGCCGTACCTGGCAAGTGCCGTTGAGAAGACGCTGTCCGTGAGCCCAGCCTCGGCAAACGGGAGGGGGTTACACGGCATTCACTTGTTCCATGATCAGTAGACCATACATGATGCATCCGGGAAAAAACCGTTTTCATTTGATGCACACGGTCTAAGATCGCAACCACAGAATTGGACTGTTAGAACCGGAACCATTTCATCATGACAATGGCATCCTCGCCATTCGCGTAATAATGCTCAATCCCGAAGACTTCCCGGTACCTCATCCTGCGATAGAACCGCTGGGCGGTGGTGTTGGAGACACGAACTTCCAGCTGGACACCGGTGGCGAGTTCCAGCGCAAACTGGTGCTCGACCCGGTTCACGAGCAGCTTTGCGATCCCCCGCCGGCGGTACCGCGGGCTGACCCCGAGATTGCAGAGGTGGCCGTAGATGTTCTCACCGGTGTCCTCGAGGCCCCCGACAACGAATCCGACAACCGCGCCATCGCACTCGGCGACAAAATAGGTAGTAGGGTAATACGTCAGCGCTTCAAGAAAGACCGCCTGCTCCCAGGGATCGATGAACGACTCCTTCTCTATGGCAACGATCGCCGCGATATCGGCGGGTGTCGCCCGGCGGATCTGGGGCAGCGGGAAGAGAGCGAGGTCATGGGGCCGGATCATGGGACAGTCTCCTGGTGCCTGCCGGATTCTGGTAAACATCCTGAGCGCTTGGTATTCATAGCATTTGCCCTGCCGGAGCAGGAAGCGCCCGGCATACCGGGGTGAGTCGGCGTTATATGGGATCACACACAATAATGAGAGCACGTAAACGTACTGTCAATGCGCGGGGTCTTGCATGGTGAGGATATATCGTTTTTCAGGGGTGCGGCCGGTGAAGGAGGCTGCGCCGGAGATCGCGGCAGTGCCGTATGACGTGGTGACTGCTAACGAGGCAAAGGCGATCATTGCACAGAACCCGAAGAGTTTCCTGCGCGTGAGCAGGCCCGATGCCGAACTCCCGGGCATTCCCCCCCATGATGACCGCGTGTACCAACGGGCGCGGGAGATGTTCCTTCTCCTGGAGCGCGAGGGGCTCTTGAAGAAGGACCCGGAACCCGGCATGTACCTGTACCGGGCACAGCAGAACGGGGATACATTCCTTGGCCTCTGCTGTTGTCTCGATGTGGACGATTACCGGAACAATAAGATCCGTCGCCATGAACTGACACGGTATGACAAGGAGGAAGACCGGACCCGGCATATCGAAGCCGTCCGTGCGCACAACGGACCGGTGGTCCTCCTCTATCGCGACGATGCGGGTCTCTTCTCCTTCATCGAATCACAAGTAGCCCGCACACAGCCGCCAGTCGCCGACGTGTGGACGGAACAGGGAGCACTCCACCAGATATTCCGGATCGCGGATCCCGGGGTCCTGGCTGAACTCGAACAACGCTTCGCCGCGGTCCCGGCGCTCTATATCGCCGACGGGCACCACCGCGCCAAGGCATCGGTGAACCTTGCCGATAAGATCCTCGCCTCCGGCAACCAGCCGGGCGACGAGGTCTGCCGGTTCATGGGGGTCATATTCGCCCACAACCGGGTGAAGATCCACGGGTACAGCCGCCTCCTTACTGACCTGGATCCCTATACTCCCGATACGTTCCTCAAAAAACTTGGCGAGCATTACACGGTCCGGCCATACGCGGCTGTCGATGGCAGCGTGTATAATATCACCCCCGCGATTACCGATCCGGAAAAGTACCATGTTGTCCATCTCTATCTCAGGGGAACGTGGTACGAGTGCACACGTCCGCGGGAGACCGGTCCTGAAACACCCAACACGCTTGATGTGGCTGTGCTCCAGAAGCACGTGCTCGAAGGGATGCTGGGCATCACCGACCCCCGGGGCGACGCACGCCTCCAGTACCTGGGAGGGGCCCGCCCGGTCTCCGACCTTGAAAAACTCGTGGATGACGGGACCTACCGGCTCGCGTTTGCCATGCAGCCGGTGAAGGTGGAAACGGTCCTTTCCATTGCCGACGCAGGGGGCATCATGCCGCCAAAATCCACCTGGTTCGAACCCAAACTGCTGAGCGGTCTCGTTGTCCATTCATTCGATTGAGACACCCCGCCGCTTTTTCATCCAATCCTTTATTGTTTTTTAACAGCGATGGTGTATGGTATGATCACCATCGCACTCCCGAAGGGCAGCCTTGAGGCGCAGACCCTCCAGCTGTTCAAGGAGGCAGACCTCGAGGTCCGACGCACGGACCGCGACTACAACCCCCGTATTGATGACCCCCGGATCGGAAAGGTCAAGATCCTCCGCCCGCAGGAGATCCCGACCTATGTTGACAAGGGATATTTCGACCTCGGCATCTCGGGCCTTGACTGGATCACCGAAACCGGTTCCGATGTCGTTGAGGTGGCAGACCTCTCCTACAGTAAGACCGGCGAGGGAAATGTCAAGATCGTTGTCGCGGTGCACCGTGACGAGCCCATCGAGAACGTCACCCAGATCCGGCCGGGCAGCCGGGTCACAACCGAATACCCGGGCCTGACAAAGAAGTTCTTCGAGGACCTGAAGATCCCGGTCCAGCTCTTCCACTCTTTTGGTGCATCGGAGGCGAAAGTCCCCGATCTGATGGACGTAGTCGTTGATCTAACCGAGACCGGGACAACACTCAGGAAGAACGGCCTCAAGATCATCGGCCAGATCATGGAGTCCCACACGGCGATCATCGCGAACAAGGCAAGCTGGGCAGACCCGGAGAAACGGCGCGAGATCGAGGAGATCCGGACCCTGCTCTTCGGTGTTATCGATGCCCGGCACAAGGTTCTCCTGACCATGAATGTCCCGACCGCATCTATGGAGAAGATCGTTGCGGCATTGCCGGCGATGAAGAAGCCGACGGTCAGCCGGCTCCATGGGATCGATTACTACAGCATCCAGACTGTTGTTCCCAAGAATTCGGTCAACGGGCTTATCCCGAAGCTCAAGAAGTGCGGCGCCGAGGACATCCTTGAGATACCAATCTCGAAGATTGTGCCGTGATGCCGGCACCAAAAAACTCCCGTGATTTTTTTAGTACGTCCACAGGTAACTGTGGCAGAATATAGCGCGGTTTAGCGGAAAAATGCACGGAGCTACCGGCAATCCGCGTTATCATGAAGAACCCCAAAAACCGCTGCCTCTTCCGATCGCACGGGAAAAATTATTCGAGTTTGATATAGATCGTTCCTCCCGATGCACTGATGCAGGTTGAACCGGATTGTGTTACCGAATCATCGGTACCCTCTGCCTGGGCAACGACCCGGAACTCGTAACATTTCCCTTTTACCCAGAGCGACGTATCCGACAGGGATAGTGTATAGTACGAGGGTGAATTGACCACCTGACTGCTGATCATCGTTATGCCACCGGGGATTGTCTGCCATGCCGCAGCACTATCCGCCACCCGGGACTGCAGCGTTTCTGTAACGGTTTTATCGCCGTCATAGGAGGTCTTCCATGCCAGCTTCCACACGGTTGGATCGGATGTAGTGACCGTGAGATCGCTGACTTGGAGTGTTTTTGTACCAAACACGGGATTTTCTCCCACCGGATATACCTTGCACTGCATTTCCGGGATGAACGCTGTCTGTGTCACCGGATTCGTGGTATCACTCATGTCGGTGAATGTAATAGAGGAGGTGCTGTCAGGGCCGAAGAGATCGAACGACCCCGCCTGGGTCAGTCTGAGGCGTAACGTTGCACTCCAGGTCTCGTTGAGCTTGATTGTTCCAACATTGTAGTTTATCTGGCGGGCACTCCATCCTGCTGTGTCGTCTTGGACTGTACTGAAGAGCTGGTGAAAGATACCGTGCTTGGTGATATTGGTCTTGTTGATATAGGTCGAACTGTCAGCAACAGGCGTCTTCACCTCATACACGTAGTCCATATACTGGGTGATGTCGCCTCCCGTATTGTCGTCGATTGTCACGGTCCCGAAATCGAGGGACACTTCCGTGTCACCTCCAGCGGTTTCCTGAAGATCGCCGGCAATCGCAATATACACGTCTTCGATATTTGCCGAAGAAGCTTCAAAGTACCTTCCACCGGTGGCTGTGGCAAGTGTTTCAAGCGTTGTCTTCCCGCCGCTGGAGATACTATCGCCGAATGCAATGGAATAGATTTTAATCCCGTTATAGCTTGCGTATGCAGCCATGTTCTGGTATCCGTCGGTATCGGAATAGGACATATATGATTCCGTTAAATCCTCAAAGTCCGTAGGACGCCACGATGTATAGCCGCGCCCCCGTGCAAGCGGGTCGCCATAGTAATTATAATCCCCATCGGAGAGGACGATAATGGCCTTGATCGCATTGGATCGAGCCCTCGCTGATTTCAGTTCCTGGACCGCTTTCCGGAGACCATCCCTCAGGGGGGTACCCGAGTAGGGAACCATGGAATTGATCGCCGTCTTGGCATCTGCAGGAACAGAAGTCAGTTCCCGGTCTACTGTTGCATAGTAGAGATAGGATGTCGGAGAGGACTTATAATGTTCATCTCTATACGATTGGTCGTCATGTGTATCCAGATCAATTCCGGGGCCCAGACCAGAATAGGTTGTGGCGGAAGTGTAATCACCTTTGTTTCCAAACGAGACAACCCCGATTTTGTCGTTCGTTCCCATCTCGTCGACAAATGCCGAAGATGCTGCCATAACGTTGACCATCCTGTCCGGGTTACCCTTCATCATACTTCCGGAACGATCGGTGGTGAGGACGACATCGATGGGATTCGGTTTGAGCGCTATGCCGTCGCCTTTGAGCTGGATAGTAAGGTTAAGTTCATCCCCGACATGAGCATTGTCGCATTTCATGGACGAATAGGTACTGAGATAAGGGTAGTTCTTCCAGACAAGAAGGATATCCCGCGATTTGGTGATAGTACCTGCCGTGTTCGTCCACCGTGCTGTCACGACCACCTGGCCGGTGGCCGTCGGATCGAATCCGGGCTGTCCTTCAGCTGCAAATGCCCCGGGGCTGAATTCTGTGGTTGCATACCCGTCGTCGCCAACCAGAACCGCTTCGGTCGGCCCGACTGCAAGCACCGGATCGGTTGCCCCAATATACACGGCATCATAGGTTGTGGTACCGAGCGAGAAATACACCTTCTCGTTTTTCACCGGGTTGCCCTTCGCATCGACAACCCGTGCCTGGAGAATGGCCCGGGTCGTACTGTCAACATCGAGACTTGCCATGGACTGCGGGTTGGCCGTAAACAGCAGGTCCACCGGATCGGTATTGTAGTATTCAATCTGCTGGCTGCAGTACCCTGCACTATAGGGATCCCGGCAGGTCGCGGCCGGATTAGCGGGGGAAGAGGCATTGAGCGTAAACACCCTCGCTTCATCCTGTGCCGGGAAGATAACCGTGACCTTGCCGTTGAGATTGGTATACTGTGTTGCACTCTGCCCGTCGGAGGATGTGCAGAGCACGGGCGCACTATGAATCGGGTTGCCGAATTTGTCGGTGAGCGTGTAGGTAATGGTCACATCGTTGACCGGGAGACCGTCTGCCGGGAGGGGTGATTTCGTTCCTTCCATGTTGATGGCGCGGGTCTGCTCGATATACGAGGGCGTCTCCTCTGCAACACCGATAACCGTTTTGGAGGGCATTATCACCATATTGCCGATACGATACATCCAGAGCTTGTTCTCTCCTGCAACGGTGGAGAGCCTTAAGTCAATGGATACATTACCCTCTGTATCTGTATAATACGTTTTTTCGGTTACGAAATTTGTACCATCCTTTAATCCGACACCATCCTCTCCGGTAACGGTGATCTGGACAGCCTCAGGGGCATTCTTACTATCAACGCGGTTATTCCAGTAATCGTAAACAGTAAGATTTACCCGGGTCTCCGAACCAACGGGTAACTCTGTCGGATACGCATCAAAACTCGCTTTTTCAGGGATGCCGTGATCGATCCGCTGGAATGTCGTGAACGTAACGGGAAGTGTCTGGCCATCGTTGACGGACACCGTTGCATGAATGGTAGCATTGCCACTGATCGTTTTAACAGAAAATACTGCTGTTGCCACTCCATTCACATCGGTTTTGACAGGTGTTGTCGGAGAGATCGTCCCCAGAACCTGCGAGGCAGTATCGAGGGTGAAGGTTACATCCGCATTCGCGACAGGCGCAGTCGCCGTATCCACTACCGTCACGGTGATGACGGAACTGTCCGCACCGTTTGCAGTGATCCATCCCGGGGCACTTATCGTCGATAAGGAAAGATCCAGTGCTGCTACTGCAGAACTGCTCAGGAGGAGAAGTCCGAATAGAACCAGAATTGTTTGTTTCACTATCCTGCCTCCGTTCTGAGCAAGTTTCTCCACGTAATAGTATATATAATTTTTTATTTAAAATTTTGGTCAATTTATTGTTAGATTTGTGAAAAAACAAAAATTTTCACATTTATTGATATTATACCGCACTATTTCTGACCGTTTGGGACACAAGAATCAGATTGCTGGCCGGGCTCTTCCAGGGAACAAGTTAATTTTATAAGAGTGCAATTTTTCTCGATTTGTTTTCTGACAGGAAATGGGCTAAAGGGAGGGATTGCCGGTATCTTTTCTTCAGGTATACATGAGTAAGCGGTTTTGTGAAAAAATCCACCCGGTTGTTCTTAATCAGGATAATAAATGGAAAATTCGACCTACCGCAATTAACGAATGTTTATATCCCTGATCTCTCTTATAAACCATTGGGCAATCTCATGAAAAGAATGAAATATCTTCTTTTTTTTATCGTGATAGCAGTCGCTGTTCTTGGAGTACTTGGCATTATTTCCCTGCCATCACTCACAGTCTTTCCTGATACCACGGAGCCAAAAGCCAATACGAGTTTCATTATGCTCAACAAGTCTGATCCGTTCACCGGGATCAGTTTTGATGATGTGGCATCCCGCATACCGGTGAGCATGTCTGGTATGGAAGAAAACGCTACTGCAACACCCAGTATCCGGATGATCCAAGGATATGGTCTCGATCCCACGGGCAATGCCAGCAGTTGGGATGTCATTATCTGCCAATCTGGGCAGACAACCCTGGTGACCTATAACCACCATGGAGAGAGAACGTATAACTGGTCAGGCACATGCCCGGAACAGGATATTAACCTCGGCCGTATAATAACGCCGCGGGATCTGTTCCTGAAAAACAGGGACAGGATCTTCCTGCAACCGGACTCGGCCGCAAACGAGTCGCGGGAACTGGCTCTCGCAGGGAGTACTTACTTCCTTACCATCACCAGCACAGGACGGCAACGGGATCTCAGATTCGATGCAATAACAGGAGCGCTGACTTCCACCAATGACTGACGATACCGGTGCAATGTCGATTGACTTTCTGGTCGGATTCACCATATTCATGCTTGCATTCATCTGGGTAGCAACCATGATTCCCGGACTGTTCATCGGGCTCCAGTCCCACACAATCGATTTCGATGCCGTTGCGTACCGGACAGGAGTCATCCTTGCAGAGGATCCCGGGGATGTCGGTTCTTTGGCAGCAGCCGGCATTCCCTGGGAGCTGCAGTCGAACCCGGGCCAGTACCCGGACAAAATTGCCCGGTTCGGTCTTGCCGTCTCAAAAGACACCCCGGGAATTCTCGATGAAACCAAGGTAGACCGGTTTTTCAACACCACGGAGTTTGTCTATCCCACGGACTACCAGAAATGGGCGATATTCGGGGATTTCCCTTACCGGTTCAATATCTCCCTGAAAGAGGAAGGAAAAGATACCCTCAGGTCAGTCGGTGACATAATTCCCGTCAATTACCCGTATGGCTACATACGCAGGGACGTAAAAATCCGGAGCGGGAGCAATACGACGATCGGTGAGACAATAATCAAGACATACCACTATAACAATACCGAAGAAGTGTTTAATCACCGGTTCTCCATCATGATCAATACATCGTCCCTGTTATTCGACGATGTAGGAATGCTGAAGAGTCCGACCGGGGATGCAGCGTACCGCTTCAACCCCATGAGGGACAGGATCATCATCAATATCACGGATTTTGATAAAATGCCGGAACCGTTAAAACCGGGAACCACCAAGTCAGTGTCAAACGTCCAGTTTTACACGAGATCCTATGCGATGTCCACGCTCGACCCGTTACCGGCAGTGTCCCCCAGCAGGTTCCTCTATATGGATGGGGAAACGACAGCAGTTCCTGCATTCCCGGCGGTTTTTTCAAATGGCATATCGATGGTATTTGAACCGGGCTTTTTCAATACAATTGGCGATATAGGTACCGACGATACGATCTTCATCAACCTGACATTTACGGTAAATCAAAAGCAGCAGTTCCTGAACAACACACACACCGAGCCGTTCCCGTATGACTATAACCCCGTGAATGTCACCCAGCCCGAACTGGCCGATGCGGTGATGGAGGTGGCGGTATGGTAAATGCAGACGGGCAGCTGTACACCATCGAGGGGGTTGCAGCAGCGCTCATCCTCCTCCTGACCGCGTACATTGTGGTGAACTCCACATCCGTATATACCGCGGGGGACACCCACATCAGCGATATGCAGCTTGAAGTCGTGGGGGACGATGCACTGAAGATGATGAACACTGCGCCCAACATCTCGGTTGACAAAACCTCCCTGCAAACCATTGTTGAGACGGGCGATTCTGCGCAGTTCCGGACGATGTTTGATACTATCGTGAATGCAAAGACCGGCACAGACCGGGATCGTATCCAGTTCATGGCAAACGTTACCTGCGAACGGGACGGAGTTGTCAGCAGTGTACCTTTAAGTGAGTCTTCCCATATGTTTACGGGAGGAGAACATGCTGTGCGGGTATCCGAGTGGGTCATTGTTGACAGTTCTGACTGTACGGATCCCTCATCCGGTAAACATGCCGTTTTAGTGGAGGCATTAGTATGGCGCGACTGAACGATGATGCGCAGTGGATTGTGCTTATGGGGTTTGTCGTGAGTTTTGCCCTGTTCTTTATCGCGATCCTGATCAACCAGTCAACGGTTGTAGGGCAGACCACCGCCGAGGCGGTATCGGAATTCCCCAAAACGGATATCCGTGAGGTACGGGGCATGATCATCCAGTCTGAATTCCTTGATGACGAAAACGACAAAACCACCGTGCAGAGGGAGATACGGAACCTTTCCTTAAGCAGGCATAATGCCGTGGTAAATTTCTCCTCAAACCGGCCGGGAGGATCGGATCCCTACACGTATATTGAAATTCACTACAACAACGGGGTGACAGCATATAATGAGACGTGGAGATCAGAATAAACAATACCCGGGCGGGACTGATGACGGGGTGGCAACCCTGATCGAGTATATCCTGATCTCCGGTGTCCTTACTGGCCTGTTTGTTGTCGTACTCCTTCTCACGAATACTCACTTTATGGAAATGCCGTCGAAAACAATCACGTACTCGGCATATACTGACATCAGCAACGGCATCTCCACAAGGATCGTTGATATCTACTCCATCGCGCCTGCCAACGGGAATATCACGTCGCGGTTCGATATCCCGGATGAGGTTGCCGGGAGGGAATACCTTGTTGAAGTCGGGAATCTTTACGGTGAGGACCTCACGGCTCAGACCGTACGCATCAGCGGGAATTCTGTCATCGCCAATGTGGCAATCGCGGGGATAGGATCCACGCGGAGGGCCGGGGGGAACACGACGAGCAGCGGTTTGAACAGGATCAGTTACAATTCCGGAGGATTTGTATGACAACGAGGGCATTCCAGGAATCGTGCACAGACGGCGTATCGGAGTCCATCGGGTTTCTCCTCATTTTCACGCTGATGATGGCGGGCATCGGCCTTGTGACCCTGTACGGGTACCCGCTGCTGATGCAGCAGCAGACCGGCGCCGATGAGCAGATCATGGAAAAGAACATGATCGTGCTCCAGAATGATGTCAAAAGCCTTGCCTACAAGACGGTCCCCTACAAGGAGACCGCACTCAAGATCGGCGGGGGTTCGCTGACGGTATTCAATTCGAGCACAACACCCCAGGTTTTCACCATCAGCATTCATGATTCCTCCACAACATACGTGAACGAATTCCATCCCGGGGATCTCCGGTACGTGTCTGAGAGCGCAAGGACCGACCTCTCCCTCCAGAACGGGGCGGTCGTGAAACGGGACCGTGCCGGCCAGGGATCCGTGATGCTTGCCGAGCCACGCTGGTTCTATGACTCCGCGGCCAATATGATGGTGATCAATCTCATCTCCTTCAACAGCACGGATCTCATGGGACGCTCAGGAATTGGGATGGTTCAGATGGCACTCAAGGACAACAGTTATTCCAGCATACCGGTCCCCGCCACAACAACCGTCCTTCTCGATTATACGTCGCCCGATCCCACTGACGCGGATTTCTCCATTGCCTGGGACAATTATTTCACCAATACTGTAAAGATGGAGCGCCAGTCTTCCGCTGCTGGTCCCACCATAACCTACAAACTGCCCCTGGATTCCACGAGAGATGGCACCCTTGTGATAAAAAAATACGACATTCTGATCAAATCCGTGTAAGCATGTCGGCGATATATCGACACTGTTTTTCTTCATCCTGATAAAGAATAAAACAAGAGAGACGAGTTTACAGGTAATTATTCCGCCGTAGCCACTCCACCTGCGGGCCGGTGTAGCGGTACACGATATCGCATTTCTCGTCCTGGAAGTTCCACGGGATGACAATCAGGATATCGCCTTCCCGGATCCAGACTTTCTTTTTGATCTTTCCCTTGATCCTTCCCATTCGGGTCACGCCGTCAAAGCAGCGGATGCGGATGTGATTTGCACCCATCATGAGCTCGGCACTGCCGAACATCTCCCGGTTGCGTTTCTGGGGCAGCCTGACCCTGATGATCTCATCGCCGGGGGGTGCTGCCGGTTTCTTCTCTGTCAGTGGAATCTCTCCCTTGATCCCGTTAAGACGGCTGGTACGTGCTTAATTGTTGGCGTTTGGGAAAATATAGTTATTCTTACGGGGTTTGGACTGCACATTGTTACGGGCCGGTAAACCCCGCCAGTGCGAGGACCGGCGCGAGGATCATGACCGCACCAACACCGGCAATGAAGATACCGGATGCATGGTTGATCAGCGTCAGGTTCCTTTCCGTGAGCCATGCCCGGAGCGACCCGACCATCCCGCACAGGATGATCCACCATAACGCCGAACCGGCAACGAAACCGGAGACAAACCAGCCTGCGGATACCAGCGATGTCCCGCCAAAGACAAAACCATAGCCCGGCAGGGTGACCATGAGAAAGACCAGCGTCATCGGGTTTGCCAGGGCAAGGGCGAGCATCGAGAAAAAATCTTTTGAATACCGCTTCTGGCCGGTCTTGTCCTGCCTGCGGTCAGGAACAAACCCGATAATCCTCACACCGACAACAATGAGGACCAGCCCGGCAAAGATCCTGAGCGGGACTTCAAAGGAGAGGATAAATCCGGAGATGGCGGCAAGCCCGAGGAATGCAATGACCGCATAGACAGAATCGGCAACGGTAATGCCAAACCCGGAGAGAAGGCCGTGAAGCCTGCCGGACAAGAGGGTCCGCTGGATGCAGATGAGAGACAACGGCCCGACTGGTACGGCAAGGATGAGGCCAACGATGATCCCCTGAATGACAAGCCCTATGTCCATAGCGCAAATCCGGTGTACCGGGTACTCTGTTGACTGTGTCCCGTCATCAATGTTGCAGTGTCATGCCAGAAAAGCGTCGGGCCGGCACGGAAGGCTGCTGCCCGGCACACCAATGCGATAAAAACCCGGGTCACATAACGACCCGGGTCACGACACCGTGGATCTTCTCCGGGGGAAGGGCATAGAACTGGATAAACGGCGGGGTGTTCTTCTTGATGATGCCGTAGATCTTCCAGATGAGCGTATCGGAGACCACGCTCTCGATGCCGTAGAAGATCGTCTTCTCGTCGATCCCCTTCTCCTGCAATAGTTTCACCACGTCCACGATCTCCATGTACCCGCATTCCACCCGGAAGATGTGGAGGCCGGGAGCGATCGCGGTGTCAAAATCCGTTGTAATGCCAAATGGCTTCTCCGTGATCTGGATGGAGACAAGGATATTATTCTCGTACAAAATCTCGTTTTTGAAGATGACCTGGGGGAGGTAGGGAGAGAGCCTGTGGACATCCCCGACGAAATAAAGAGCAGTCCCGCGGATCTTGTGCAGGTTCGCGTAGCTCTCCTTGTACTTCGGGAGGAACTCCTCGATGGGAACTGGGCGGAGGATCGCGTGGAGCCGGTCCTGGCCGAGGATGAACGTGACGATAACGATGAGCGGGATGGTGGCGATGAAGAACGACCAGTATGCACCATGGGGGATCTTGAAGAGCGTGGAAATGAAGAAGATCGCGTCGAGGGCGATCAGGGTGCCGGCAATGAGCATCTTTATCTTCTGGTCCCGCTTGAAGAAGATGATCGTCATCAGGATAGCGGAGATCATCATCGAGCCCGAGACGGCGAGGCCGTACGCGGCCGAGAGGTTCTCCGATGACTGGAACTCAAAGATGACAAGGAGGACGCCAAAGAGGAGCATCCAGTTGACCGCGTCGATGTAGATCTGGGACCGGAGCTCCGGGGAGGTGTACTCGACCTTCATCTTGGGGATGATCTTTTTCATCATTCCC includes these proteins:
- the eif1A gene encoding translation initiation factor eIF-1A, with the protein product MKGEIPLTEKKPAAPPGDEIIRVRLPQKRNREMFGSAELMMGANHIRIRCFDGVTRMGRIKGKIKKKVWIREGDILIVIPWNFQDEKCDIVYRYTGPQVEWLRRNNYL
- a CDS encoding DUF7289 family protein; the protein is MTTRAFQESCTDGVSESIGFLLIFTLMMAGIGLVTLYGYPLLMQQQTGADEQIMEKNMIVLQNDVKSLAYKTVPYKETALKIGGGSLTVFNSSTTPQVFTISIHDSSTTYVNEFHPGDLRYVSESARTDLSLQNGAVVKRDRAGQGSVMLAEPRWFYDSAANMMVINLISFNSTDLMGRSGIGMVQMALKDNSYSSIPVPATTTVLLDYTSPDPTDADFSIAWDNYFTNTVKMERQSSAAGPTITYKLPLDSTRDGTLVIKKYDILIKSV
- a CDS encoding LysE family translocator, yielding MDIGLVIQGIIVGLILAVPVGPLSLICIQRTLLSGRLHGLLSGFGITVADSVYAVIAFLGLAAISGFILSFEVPLRIFAGLVLIVVGVRIIGFVPDRRQDKTGQKRYSKDFFSMLALALANPMTLVFLMVTLPGYGFVFGGTSLVSAGWFVSGFVAGSALWWIILCGMVGSLRAWLTERNLTLINHASGIFIAGVGAVMILAPVLALAGFTGP
- a CDS encoding DUF7288 family protein, producing MVNADGQLYTIEGVAAALILLLTAYIVVNSTSVYTAGDTHISDMQLEVVGDDALKMMNTAPNISVDKTSLQTIVETGDSAQFRTMFDTIVNAKTGTDRDRIQFMANVTCERDGVVSSVPLSESSHMFTGGEHAVRVSEWVIVDSSDCTDPSSGKHAVLVEALVWRD